Within the Bacteroidia bacterium genome, the region AGCATCTGTAACACTTATAATACTATATGTAGTTGAAACAGTAGGTGCAACATTTGTAGTGAATGGACTTGCTGCTGCATTAAATGTAGCAGGACCAGAACCATCATCACCAACCCATGTCCAAGGACCTGTTCCTGTTAAGGCTAATGTTATGTCAGTATTTCCACCATTACAAATCGAAACAGCACTAGGACTTGTTAAAGCAATTGTAGGTAATGGATTTGAAATAACTGATACTTGCCATGTAGAAGTTGATGTTCCATTTTCAGCAGTAACGGTATAAGTTACCGGATTTGTAAAATCCTGTGCAACACCACTAGCTGGAGAAATTGTTGCTCCTGGAGAAACAGTAATTGTTGGAGTTAGAGCAGTAATATTTGTAGCGCAAGGCATTAAAATATTAACTGTATTTACACCAACTGTACTTGTTGTTTGAGAAGGAATATCAAAAGTTAAAATGTTATTTGCAGAACTGAGTTGTAAACCTATTTTTACGTCATCAACAAAAATATTATTTCCATAAGCACTAACTGCTTCAAAAATAACATAACGACCGTTACCTGTAGAACCAGCAGGCATATTAAATGCATATTCGTACCATTGATTGGCAGTTGCTTCAACAGGAGATAAAGTGTTCGAACGATTTATTGTACCTAGTAAAGTTGCACCAGTTGTATTTGGTAATGTGTTATAATAAACATTTACTAAATCTGCATTTGTAGGGTAACCATTATCGCGATACATCCAAAATCTTACTTCGTATAAATCACTTGGTAAATCTAAACCTGGTGTAACCAAAATACCTGTTGTTCCGGTACTATAATTATAGCAATTATAGCTTGACATTGCAGCACCTGAATGAGGCGTACAAGTTGGATAAACACCAGTAGTTTGTCTATCCCATGGAGATGTACTTGGATTTGACCAACACATTGGGGCATAAGTTGCACCATCAAAACTTTCTATATATGGGAAAATATTTACATTATCACAAGGAGTTACAAAAGTAAATGGGCCAACCCAAGTACTTGTACTTCCACCGCAATCAGCTTGTACATAAAAACTATAAGAAGTATTAGATGTTAGTGAAGTTAAGCTATATGAATTTGCTGTTAAACCAGAAACTAAGGTTCCAGTACCTTGAGTAAATCCTAAAGTACCCCATTCAATGTTCCAAAGTAATTCTGTACTGCCAGCAGTCCAACCTAAAGTTGCAGCACTATTTGTGATACTTGTTGCATTTAAAGCTGTTGGAGCAATACATGCAGGAGGTACTGTTACGTTTACTGTATAGTCTTCAAAACAACCCCAGCTTCCAGTATAACAAGGTGTTGCAGGACCAGCATCAAGTCCACCAATTCTCATTCTGTGATTACCAAGTGTTGCTGTACCAGGAACTACAAATGTTGCAACTAAAGTTGTTGGATTTGAAGCTAAAGATGTACCAGTATAAACCTCTTCACCTAAATCAAGAAAATCTAAATCATCATTCCAATCAATCCATATTTTTGTATCATATGTATAACCTGTTGCGTAAGTAATATTTACAGTAACAGTTGTTAATTGTGCAATATTTGCAACCATTGCTGAATAATCACCATAATTACCAGTTTCTGCAACAGTAGTATTGTTAATTGTACCACAAGTTACATTTGTAATTCCAATACCATCAACTGAAGAAGGAGCTGGAGTACAGTAACCAGTAAAGAAAGTAAATGGTCCGGCCCAAATACTAGTACTTCCACCACAATCAGCTTGAACATAATAGCTATAAGATGTATTAGCCAACAAACTGGATACGGAATAAGGATTTGTAACTCCGGATGTTGTTGGTGTACCTGTTGGAGTAAATCCTAAAACACCTAATTCAATATTCCAAAGAACCTCTGTTCCACCTGCAGTCCAACTAAGAGTTGCAGAATTTGCTGTAACTCCTGTAGCAGTTAAAGCTGTTGGAGCAACACAAGCCGGAGGAGTTGTAACAGTTATTGTATAATCTTCGAACTCACCTCTAGAAAGACTTGCGCAAGGTAAAGAAGGATTAGAAGAGTTATAATCAGTAACAATTCTCATCGTATAATTTCCAAGTGCCGTACCAACAGGAATAGTAATAATTCCAGTAAATGGACCATTACCATAACTTGTAGTATTAAAAACTTTTTCAGTTGTATTATCAAAAACTAAATCTTTATTCCAATCTACCCAAATAGAAAAACCAACTGTACCACCAATTATACTTGCATTAAAATTGAAAGTGCTATTCGCATAACCTTGAACAACCTGTGCTGTGCCATTAAAATAACCACCAGTTGCAAAACCTGATGCTAAATTTGAAATATTTAATGAGCCACCAGTTGTTGTAAAATTATCAACATATGATAAATTACTTACACTTGAAGGAGTACAATATCCTGTATAAAAAGAGAAAGGACCAGCCCATGTACTTGTACTTCCACCACAATCAGCCTGAACATAGAAAGAATATGCTGTATTTCCGGTTAATCCAGATAAATTATACGAAGTTGAAGTTAATCCATTTACAGTTGTTCCTGTACCTTGAACAAAACCAGTTGTACCCCATTCAATATTCCAAAGTGTTTCTGGTCCATTTGGAGTCCATCCAAGAACAGCAGAATTAGTAGTAATAGTTGTTGCAGTTAATGCTCCAGGAACCAAACATGAAGCAGGAGTAAATTCATATGCTCCCATATCTGGTGTTGTAGCATTACGGGTAATTCCATCAATATCTAAAGTAATTAGAACTGGAGTGCCTAAATTATTTAAAGCTGGATTTGATGGATGCAAATCATTTGCTCCAACAAAAATCGGATCAACATTTAAGGAATTTGCATCTTGTGTGCTTGCTGTTTGCCAGTTAGCTAATGTTGCCTGATCAGCAGTAGCATATCCTACAAAATTATTTGTTCCGGCAGCAATAAATAAATCGTTATAATTTGAAGTAATTGTTGCAGCGGCAACTTTATAAATACAATACCTTTTTGATGTAGCATTACCAGATACAGAAAAGTTTGCAAAAATATTATTTGCTAAAACTACAGTACCTCCATTAATGTATGCAGCAGCTACTGTTGCGTTTCCATTTAAGCCAACATTAACAGTATTATAAGAAAGGGCAACTGATCCAGTGCCAGTCATATTAACAGCTAATGGACGACATACCATAGTTGCACTTGCTGTAGCAATTGCATGTGAGAAACCATAAATTATATTGTTGTATGCTGCTCCTTGAAAAGTAGCAGGTACATCCAATCTAATTCCATATAATAAAGCAGTGGTTGCTGTTGATGTACTTGTTATATTATATACCTTATTATTAAATACCTGACTATTACCTCTTACATTTTCCATAAAAATACCATAAAGGGTAACACCACCTGTTACAGTTGCGTTTCTAACAGTATTGTTAAAAACCATTGCATCCTGACTGGAAGTTAAACGTAATGCACTTAAAGTTGAGCCACCATTTCCAATATCATTTGCAGAATTTGCTCCGATTGTACAATTGCTTACTTCAGTTGATAAATCTGGAAAAGCTGCTGTTCCTGTACAAACAATACCATTGTATGAATTTTCAATTACAACAAATTGAAATTTATTATTTGAATTTGCACCAGTAGCATTTGTTGCAGCTGTTGCAACATTCTGATAAATACCTCTTGAGCCAGTATTTGCTCTGTTTAATATAATCTTACAATTTTTAATAATATTATTTTGTGCTCCATCAATTGCAGAAGCATTTTTAATAAAATAACCGTACTCAACTGCACTACCTGTAGCTTCAGTTATATCTATTCCATCAAAAGTAAAATAATCGCCACCATTTATTGTAATACCAGCATCAGTTCCTGCTGTTCCGGTAGGTCTTAAAATTGGATTTGCACCAGCTCCGAATTTTTGAAAAGTAATAGTATTTGCAGCTGTACCGGTTGCATTAATTGCAGGTACATCCTCAGTAAATGTTAATCCTGTAAGAACGCGGAATGTAACAGCACCAGAAATACCATCACTGTTTAAATAGGTTGCAGCAGCAGTAAAAGATGCAAAATTACCAGTACCATCATGAAGCATTGGAACAGATGTAGGAAGTGTATTATCAATTGTGTAAATTCCATGTAATGGACTTGGAGCTTGAGATACTAAAGATATCTCATCAATTGATGCAGGAGGATTAACACCACCCGAACCATCATTTTTCCATCCAAAGATTAGTCTGAAAGTTGTTCCTGCTAATCCGGCTGGTAAAAAATATGTTGCTGTTTGATAGGTAGTTTGAAGTACAAGATAATTTGTTGTACCTGTAACATCAGTACTGCCTGTTACTGTCATTGAGTTTGCAACCGGAGTGCTTGTTGTTGGAGCAGTATAAACAAAAGGTCTATCCCAAGAACCTGACTCACCACTATTTTTCCATTTAAACGATAAAACTATTTTTGTTTCACCAGCTGGAACTGTTATATCTTTATAAAAATAAGATACTTGAGTCAATGTGTTTGTGTATGCATTTGTAACTCCTAAATCATTAGAAACAAAT harbors:
- a CDS encoding fibronectin type III domain-containing protein: MRKISLLIVSVLFSVFTYGQTILINPTGDGGFETGADFTANGWTTVNDATNTWNVGTVSVPSAGTNAAFVSNDLGVTNAYTNTLTQVSYFYKDITVPAGETKIVLSFKWKNSGESGSWDRPFVYTAPTTSTPVANSMTVTGSTDVTGTTNYLVLQTTYQTATYFLPAGLAGTTFRLIFGWKNDGSGGVNPPASIDEISLVSQAPSPLHGIYTIDNTLPTSVPMLHDGTGNFASFTAAATYLNSDGISGAVTFRVLTGLTFTEDVPAINATGTAANTITFQKFGAGANPILRPTGTAGTDAGITINGGDYFTFDGIDITEATGSAVEYGYFIKNASAIDGAQNNIIKNCKIILNRANTGSRGIYQNVATAATNATGANSNNKFQFVVIENSYNGIVCTGTAAFPDLSTEVSNCTIGANSANDIGNGGSTLSALRLTSSQDAMVFNNTVRNATVTGGVTLYGIFMENVRGNSQVFNNKVYNITSTSTATTALLYGIRLDVPATFQGAAYNNIIYGFSHAIATASATMVCRPLAVNMTGTGSVALSYNTVNVGLNGNATVAAAYINGGTVVLANNIFANFSVSGNATSKRYCIYKVAAATITSNYNDLFIAAGTNNFVGYATADQATLANWQTASTQDANSLNVDPIFVGANDLHPSNPALNNLGTPVLITLDIDGITRNATTPDMGAYEFTPASCLVPGALTATTITTNSAVLGWTPNGPETLWNIEWGTTGFVQGTGTTVNGLTSTSYNLSGLTGNTAYSFYVQADCGGSTSTWAGPFSFYTGYCTPSSVSNLSYVDNFTTTGGSLNISNLASGFATGGYFNGTAQVVQGYANSTFNFNASIIGGTVGFSIWVDWNKDLVFDNTTEKVFNTTSYGNGPFTGIITIPVGTALGNYTMRIVTDYNSSNPSLPCASLSRGEFEDYTITVTTPPACVAPTALTATGVTANSATLSWTAGGTEVLWNIELGVLGFTPTGTPTTSGVTNPYSVSSLLANTSYSYYVQADCGGSTSIWAGPFTFFTGYCTPAPSSVDGIGITNVTCGTINNTTVAETGNYGDYSAMVANIAQLTTVTVNITYATGYTYDTKIWIDWNDDLDFLDLGEEVYTGTSLASNPTTLVATFVVPGTATLGNHRMRIGGLDAGPATPCYTGSWGCFEDYTVNVTVPPACIAPTALNATSITNSAATLGWTAGSTELLWNIEWGTLGFTQGTGTLVSGLTANSYSLTSLTSNTSYSFYVQADCGGSTSTWVGPFTFVTPCDNVNIFPYIESFDGATYAPMCWSNPSTSPWDRQTTGVYPTCTPHSGAAMSSYNCYNYSTGTTGILVTPGLDLPSDLYEVRFWMYRDNGYPTNADLVNVYYNTLPNTTGATLLGTINRSNTLSPVEATANQWYEYAFNMPAGSTGNGRYVIFEAVSAYGNNIFVDDVKIGLQLSSANNILTFDIPSQTTSTVGVNTVNILMPCATNITALTPTITVSPGATISPASGVAQDFTNPVTYTVTAENGTSTSTWQVSVISNPLPTIALTSPSAVSICNGGNTDITLALTGTGPWTWVGDDGSGPATFNAAASPFTTNVAPTVSTTYSIISVTDA